One uncultured Hyphomonas sp. genomic region harbors:
- a CDS encoding response regulator transcription factor, giving the protein MRTLIIEDNRELANLLSERLGARGIDSDIAGGIEEADDHMAVGQFDVIMLDLGLPDGDGIDWLRGLPADRPPVLILSARSTLDDRVTGLDTGADDYLVKPAEVEEIAARLRALIRRPGRRDPVILTVGEVTFDTTSRQAELAGRPLAIGRKEADFLEILLRNAGKVVPRERIEGALYSAADPVTPNALEAVASRLRRRFAEAGENDILHTVRGVGYLFGNRSAS; this is encoded by the coding sequence ATGCGAACACTGATCATTGAAGATAATCGAGAACTGGCAAACCTGCTCTCCGAGCGCCTGGGTGCACGCGGGATCGACAGCGACATTGCCGGCGGCATCGAAGAGGCGGACGACCATATGGCCGTTGGGCAGTTCGATGTCATCATGCTCGATCTCGGCCTGCCGGACGGGGATGGAATCGACTGGTTGCGCGGCCTGCCCGCGGACCGTCCGCCCGTTCTGATCCTTTCGGCGCGAAGCACGCTGGATGACCGCGTCACCGGGCTGGACACCGGCGCCGACGACTATCTCGTCAAACCGGCAGAAGTGGAAGAAATCGCCGCCCGGCTGCGCGCGCTGATCCGCCGGCCCGGTCGCCGCGACCCGGTCATCCTGACGGTCGGAGAAGTCACATTCGACACGACCAGCCGGCAGGCGGAGCTGGCGGGACGTCCCCTGGCCATCGGCCGGAAAGAGGCTGACTTCCTGGAGATCCTGCTGCGCAATGCCGGCAAGGTCGTGCCCCGCGAACGCATTGAAGGCGCACTCTACAGCGCCGCAGATCCGGTCACGCCAAATGCCCTGGAAGCTGTAGCCTCCCGTCTTCGGCGCCGCTTCGCTGAGGCCGGAGAGAACGATATCCTCCACACAGTCCGCGGCGTCGGATACCTGTTCGGAAACCGGAGCGCGTCATGA
- a CDS encoding efflux RND transporter permease subunit, with protein sequence MLDRLVSFSLTQRIFILGAALLLAVSGLYASARLPIDAFPEIAPTQVKIILKAPGMTPEEVESRVVRPLEMELLGIPDQTIMRAKAKYAIADITIDFKEGTDIYWARQQVSERLTAVSGEFPETVSGGLAPISTALSEVFMFTIESDDLSLEERRSLLDWVIRPALRTLPGVADVNALGGRVRTFTIAPDEAAIAMAGVSLDDIRTALENNNRNDGAGRMSEGEEALVVRSTGATENEADIGALVIQESDGQVLRLRDIATVQLGSLTRYGSVTRDGTGEAVEGIVVALRGADARMVVKGVEDKLAELQSSLPEGVKIEVFYNRSDLIEKAVWTVTEALLIAVVLVIGLLIVFLGDWRAALVVTLILPASALATFLLMKVFGLSANLMSLGGLAIAIGMIVDGAIVVTENAVERLHENPNSSKLHVIYRAASEVALPTAAGIFIICLVFVPLLTLQGLEGKLFAPVALAIVFALGSALLLACTLIPVLASYLLKSSGAHETFLMRILSPAYRSLLNRVLDMPVIVYAIAAISIVFAGFAYTATGKTFMPTMNEGSVVMQLAALPSINLNQSEADAMRAQAAILEKVPEVEHIVGRIGSDELGLDPMGLNESDMFLELVPREEWRGPDTEWLVGEIRTVMDDFVGIESSFTQPIEMRVSEMLTGSRGDLAVKIFGPDSNELAALAGRVEQAISTVPGAADVFTASNDVSEYLQVDIDPTRAGRLGLDVITIQDELRSRLEGVTAGEVIEPGRRTPIVIRQDQAEGNAAFDFGNLLIVNPAGEMVRLSDVATVSRVGGLASVARENGSRYAVVQAFVSGRDLVGFVADAQAAVEASGAMPAGYTLEFGGEFENQRRASARLSLMVPLSLGLIFVVLFGTLRSIRQAMLILLNIPFALVGGIIALSLSGEYLSVPASVGFIALLGIAVLNGLVLVTCFNDLRAIGLDTEEAVRQGSERRLRPVLMTAATAALGLVPLLFAHGPGSELQRPLAIVVIGGLASSTILTLFLMPVLYRRFGVERTPAGVPQGEVQWIRPYAN encoded by the coding sequence GTGCTGGACCGCCTTGTCTCCTTTTCGCTCACCCAGCGCATCTTCATCCTGGGTGCCGCCCTGCTGCTGGCCGTATCCGGTCTCTATGCATCGGCCCGCCTTCCCATTGATGCCTTTCCCGAGATCGCACCGACCCAGGTCAAGATCATCCTGAAGGCGCCTGGCATGACGCCGGAAGAAGTGGAATCCCGTGTTGTCCGCCCGCTGGAAATGGAACTGCTCGGCATTCCCGACCAGACCATCATGCGCGCCAAGGCTAAATACGCGATTGCCGACATCACAATCGACTTCAAGGAAGGCACGGATATCTACTGGGCCCGCCAGCAGGTCTCCGAACGGCTGACGGCTGTCAGCGGGGAATTCCCGGAAACCGTTTCCGGTGGTCTCGCTCCGATCTCCACGGCCCTGTCTGAAGTGTTCATGTTTACCATCGAGAGCGATGATCTCTCGCTGGAGGAACGCCGGTCCCTGCTCGACTGGGTTATCCGGCCGGCCCTGCGGACCTTGCCAGGCGTCGCCGACGTGAATGCGCTCGGCGGCCGGGTACGGACCTTCACCATCGCGCCAGACGAAGCCGCTATCGCCATGGCCGGGGTCAGTCTCGACGACATCCGCACTGCGCTTGAAAACAACAACCGGAATGATGGCGCAGGCCGCATGTCCGAAGGAGAAGAAGCCCTCGTCGTTCGCTCCACCGGCGCCACCGAAAACGAAGCGGACATTGGCGCCCTGGTCATTCAGGAATCGGATGGACAGGTCCTCCGTCTGCGAGACATTGCAACCGTTCAGCTCGGCAGCCTCACCCGCTATGGCTCCGTCACGCGTGATGGCACGGGCGAAGCCGTCGAAGGCATCGTCGTCGCCCTTCGCGGTGCCGACGCCCGGATGGTTGTCAAAGGCGTGGAGGACAAACTTGCAGAGCTGCAGAGCAGCCTGCCGGAAGGCGTGAAGATCGAAGTCTTCTACAATCGCTCCGACCTGATCGAAAAAGCGGTCTGGACCGTCACCGAGGCGCTGCTGATCGCTGTCGTCCTCGTGATTGGTCTCCTCATCGTCTTCCTCGGAGACTGGCGTGCAGCCCTGGTCGTGACGCTGATCCTGCCAGCCTCTGCTCTGGCGACATTCCTCCTGATGAAAGTCTTCGGCCTGTCGGCAAACCTGATGAGTCTCGGCGGACTGGCCATCGCCATCGGGATGATCGTCGACGGGGCCATCGTCGTGACGGAGAACGCCGTCGAGCGCCTGCACGAAAATCCGAATTCCAGCAAACTGCATGTGATCTATCGCGCCGCATCGGAAGTCGCGCTTCCCACCGCTGCCGGTATCTTCATCATCTGCCTGGTTTTCGTGCCGCTGCTCACGCTGCAGGGCCTCGAAGGCAAACTGTTCGCGCCGGTCGCCCTTGCCATCGTGTTTGCCCTTGGCTCAGCCCTCCTGCTCGCCTGCACGCTGATCCCTGTTCTTGCATCCTACCTCCTCAAGTCTTCCGGCGCGCACGAAACCTTCCTGATGCGGATCCTCTCACCAGCTTATCGCAGCCTGCTAAACCGTGTCCTCGATATGCCGGTCATCGTTTACGCAATTGCCGCGATCAGCATTGTCTTTGCCGGGTTTGCCTATACGGCTACCGGAAAGACGTTCATGCCGACCATGAACGAGGGATCGGTCGTGATGCAGCTTGCTGCCCTTCCATCCATCAATCTCAACCAGAGTGAAGCCGACGCCATGCGCGCGCAGGCCGCCATTCTGGAGAAGGTTCCTGAAGTCGAACATATTGTCGGCCGTATCGGCTCCGACGAATTGGGTCTCGACCCGATGGGCCTCAATGAATCCGACATGTTCCTCGAACTGGTTCCGCGTGAAGAATGGCGCGGCCCGGATACGGAATGGCTGGTCGGGGAAATCCGCACGGTGATGGATGACTTTGTCGGCATCGAATCCTCCTTCACCCAGCCAATTGAAATGCGCGTCTCCGAAATGCTGACCGGTTCCCGGGGCGATCTGGCCGTGAAAATCTTCGGGCCCGACTCCAACGAACTCGCCGCGCTGGCCGGCCGGGTGGAGCAGGCCATCTCCACGGTTCCGGGCGCTGCAGACGTTTTCACCGCCTCCAATGATGTTTCCGAATATCTGCAGGTGGACATCGACCCGACCCGCGCAGGCCGGCTCGGTCTGGATGTCATCACGATCCAGGACGAACTCCGGTCGCGGCTTGAAGGCGTTACTGCGGGCGAAGTGATCGAGCCTGGCCGGCGCACGCCCATTGTCATCCGGCAGGACCAGGCAGAAGGAAACGCCGCATTCGACTTCGGTAATCTCCTCATCGTCAATCCGGCCGGAGAGATGGTCCGCCTGTCCGATGTGGCGACTGTCTCCCGCGTCGGAGGCCTCGCCTCGGTCGCCCGGGAAAATGGCTCCCGCTATGCAGTGGTTCAGGCTTTTGTCTCCGGCCGCGATCTCGTTGGCTTCGTGGCAGACGCGCAGGCGGCGGTTGAAGCCTCGGGCGCTATGCCAGCCGGCTACACGCTTGAGTTCGGCGGCGAGTTCGAAAACCAGCGCCGTGCCTCGGCCCGGCTGTCCCTGATGGTGCCGCTCTCGCTCGGCCTGATCTTTGTCGTCCTGTTCGGAACGCTCCGGTCGATCCGGCAAGCCATGCTGATCCTCCTGAACATTCCTTTTGCGCTGGTCGGCGGGATCATCGCGCTCAGCCTGTCCGGCGAATATCTCTCGGTTCCGGCATCGGTTGGCTTCATTGCCCTGCTCGGCATCGCTGTCCTCAATGGACTGGTGCTGGTGACCTGTTTCAATGACTTGCGCGCCATCGGTCTCGATACGGAAGAAGCCGTCCGCCAGGGCTCGGAGCGCCGCCTTCGTCCGGTTCTGATGACCGCCGCGACTGCCGCCCTCGGCCTTGTCCCGCTCCTGTTCGCTCATGGCCCCGGATCGGAACTCCAGCGGCCGCTGGCGATCGTCGTGATCGGCGGTCTCGCATCATCCACCATTCTGACACTGTTCCTGATGCCGGTGCTTTACCGCCGCTTCGGTGTCGAACGTACGCCGGCCGGTGTGCCGCAAGGAGAGGTCCAATGGATACGCCCCTACGCAAACTGA
- a CDS encoding HAMP domain-containing sensor histidine kinase, with protein sequence MNSIAGRLLRGLLISGLVGGVVLTVLVTYEYGLLSANPPPFWRTVREITEHVLVPFGVFLLLFGTGALLVVRRVERQLKAIAGNVQEAAKELRSYQMPPDALPSELTPFTEAVNELTSRLASHARRQEAFAADAAHELKTPLSILALSLDKLPADEAAPLRTQVRALSDMVDQLLLLARSNAPDTDQRHKLIEPDALARRVVAELAPAAIQAGRDLSVETENPAPFRGLEEAIAASLRTLIVNALRATPEGSEVIVRAGPGASLAVIDGGTGLTAGELEKLKARGIRADRAPGGEAGLGLAIADRIADSHGGELVTCLPEYSGLALRFPDARPA encoded by the coding sequence ATGAACTCCATTGCCGGCAGATTACTTCGTGGCCTGTTGATATCGGGACTGGTCGGCGGCGTCGTGCTGACGGTTCTCGTCACCTATGAGTATGGCCTGCTCAGCGCCAATCCGCCCCCCTTTTGGCGAACTGTCCGCGAAATTACTGAACACGTTCTGGTCCCCTTCGGTGTGTTTCTTTTGCTGTTCGGAACGGGCGCGCTGCTGGTGGTCCGCCGGGTTGAGCGCCAGCTGAAGGCAATCGCCGGGAATGTGCAGGAAGCCGCCAAGGAACTTCGCAGCTACCAGATGCCGCCCGATGCGCTGCCCAGCGAACTCACACCCTTCACGGAAGCGGTCAACGAACTGACCAGCCGCCTGGCCAGCCATGCCCGTCGCCAGGAGGCCTTCGCTGCCGATGCCGCGCATGAACTGAAAACGCCGCTGTCCATTCTGGCCCTCTCGCTCGACAAACTGCCCGCTGACGAAGCGGCACCTCTGCGTACGCAGGTCCGCGCATTGTCTGACATGGTTGACCAGCTCTTGCTCCTCGCGCGCAGCAATGCCCCCGACACGGACCAGCGCCACAAGCTGATCGAACCGGACGCGCTGGCCCGCCGGGTGGTCGCTGAACTTGCCCCCGCGGCGATCCAGGCCGGCCGCGACCTATCGGTCGAGACTGAGAACCCCGCCCCGTTCCGCGGACTGGAAGAGGCGATCGCAGCGTCCCTTCGCACCCTGATCGTCAATGCCTTGCGCGCCACGCCAGAAGGCAGCGAAGTCATCGTCCGCGCAGGCCCCGGCGCAAGCCTCGCTGTCATTGATGGCGGCACAGGCCTGACGGCAGGCGAGCTGGAAAAACTGAAAGCCCGCGGCATTCGGGCAGATCGGGCCCCCGGTGGCGAAGCTGGCCTTGGCCTCGCCATCGCAGACCGGATTGCCGACTCCCATGGCGGTGAACTTGTCACCTGCCTGCCGGAATATTCCGGTCTAGCGCTTCGCTTCCCCGACGCCAGGCCTGCCTGA
- a CDS encoding DUF3240 family protein, producing MDTPLRKLTLVCPKSIQPTVLDTLDGIDPPLPGYTSHDGLGHGSSMDLASTAEKVKGAMKVFTVLMVLPEEAIPLVLETIRKACPRRQISYWIEPVLDFGRLK from the coding sequence ATGGATACGCCCCTACGCAAACTGACGCTGGTCTGCCCCAAGAGCATCCAGCCGACCGTGCTGGACACGCTGGACGGGATCGACCCGCCGCTGCCGGGATATACCAGCCATGACGGGCTCGGCCATGGCAGCTCGATGGATCTCGCCTCGACCGCAGAGAAAGTGAAGGGCGCCATGAAGGTCTTCACCGTGCTGATGGTCCTTCCGGAGGAAGCCATTCCACTAGTGCTGGAAACCATCCGCAAGGCCTGCCCGCGCCGTCAGATCTCTTACTGGATCGAACCTGTACTCGACTTTGGACGCCTGAAATGA
- a CDS encoding efflux RND transporter periplasmic adaptor subunit, whose amino-acid sequence MVNWVLRTALAATALLVCSQGALSQTVEVTAASRKALGISTATVRTESTIEGARMFGTVIAPPGNSSPVASPFEAVLLEPLVIPGMQVKAGDPVALMYSPEYETAQAEIESERITAEHMDHLLERVTELRELGLRSAQEADEAEHDSKSAHLNLAASQRRLSAVRSANGAGRFKLVAPASGTVASISVAAGEAVGMSEPFLSIFDGQRYWLDVALPERVANTFSIGSTVSLAGNAGKGTVVAIDPTIDARLQSIRIKIELPETGNWRLGQLVDLSLDTAGHDANMVIPARAIVRIGGMDCVFVDTGDSFRRVEVNVLTRSREDAVLTGGVEPGDRVAISGLAALKNLAEGV is encoded by the coding sequence ATGGTGAATTGGGTATTACGTACAGCGCTGGCGGCGACCGCCCTGCTTGTCTGCAGTCAGGGGGCTCTTTCCCAGACCGTTGAAGTCACCGCAGCCAGCCGGAAGGCGCTCGGTATATCAACGGCAACAGTGCGCACGGAAAGCACAATCGAAGGCGCGCGGATGTTCGGAACCGTCATTGCGCCGCCGGGGAATTCCTCTCCGGTCGCAAGTCCGTTCGAGGCCGTCCTGCTCGAACCGCTCGTCATTCCAGGCATGCAGGTCAAAGCCGGTGACCCGGTCGCCCTGATGTACAGCCCGGAATATGAAACCGCCCAGGCCGAGATCGAGTCCGAGCGGATCACCGCCGAACACATGGACCATTTGCTTGAACGGGTCACGGAGCTCCGCGAACTGGGCCTGCGCTCTGCCCAGGAGGCAGACGAAGCTGAGCACGACTCCAAATCAGCTCATCTGAACCTCGCCGCATCGCAGCGGCGCCTGTCCGCCGTGCGCAGCGCAAACGGCGCCGGCCGCTTCAAGCTCGTGGCGCCCGCATCCGGCACAGTCGCCAGCATCTCTGTCGCGGCCGGGGAAGCTGTCGGCATGTCAGAGCCCTTCCTCTCGATTTTCGACGGCCAGCGATACTGGCTGGACGTCGCCCTACCCGAGCGGGTGGCAAACACCTTCTCGATTGGCTCCACCGTTTCCCTCGCCGGCAATGCAGGCAAAGGCACTGTGGTGGCGATTGACCCAACGATCGATGCCCGCCTCCAGTCCATCCGGATAAAGATCGAACTGCCGGAAACCGGCAACTGGCGCCTTGGCCAGCTCGTTGACCTTTCGCTCGATACCGCCGGGCACGATGCCAATATGGTTATTCCTGCCCGCGCCATCGTGCGGATTGGCGGCATGGACTGTGTCTTTGTCGATACCGGGGACAGCTTCCGCCGCGTTGAAGTGAACGTTCTCACCCGCAGCCGGGAAGACGCAGTGCTGACCGGCGGCGTGGAGCCGGGCGACCGGGTTGCCATCTCTGGTCTCGCCGCGCTCAAGAACCTCGCAGAAGGAGTCTGA
- a CDS encoding alpha/beta hydrolase: MKYLKPFLISVSALALLTGCGGGGGSGSSTGTPVSPPPPSPPPPPPPPPPPPPPPVPTSQTDVVYGSGQLANGSRSLLLDVYQSGEECTAPRPLVVLVHGGGFEIGSKQSAPWPSFASELTDQGYVAISIDYRLIGDDPVPSAEFQPIRDAILNSGVGPVISNDLQAQADAIASSIEDATNALRWIEANDDDLCVDMSRFAIWGESAGSVIGLHVTYGLDEYSIYSPEPQVMIDYWGRFIYDGLMDPGEPPLLILHGDQDDVVDYSFAQAIQTEAAASNIPYAFYTVTGARHSFDEVPVRTLTIDGKTLLQITYDFITAHLQSGTPVYETRSVPLNN; encoded by the coding sequence ATGAAATACCTCAAGCCCTTTCTGATTTCCGTGTCGGCGCTGGCGCTACTCACCGGCTGCGGCGGCGGGGGCGGAAGTGGCTCATCGACCGGCACGCCGGTGTCTCCGCCACCACCATCTCCCCCGCCTCCGCCACCGCCACCCCCTCCTCCTCCGCCTCCACCGGTTCCGACAAGCCAGACGGACGTAGTGTATGGCAGCGGGCAACTCGCCAACGGATCCAGGTCGCTCCTGCTGGATGTGTATCAGTCGGGCGAAGAATGCACGGCGCCCCGGCCTCTCGTCGTTCTGGTTCACGGCGGCGGGTTTGAGATCGGATCGAAACAGTCTGCGCCCTGGCCATCCTTTGCGTCCGAGCTGACCGATCAGGGCTATGTCGCCATTTCGATCGACTATCGCCTGATTGGCGACGACCCGGTGCCTTCAGCAGAATTCCAACCCATCCGGGATGCGATCCTGAATTCCGGCGTCGGCCCCGTTATCTCGAATGACCTTCAGGCGCAGGCGGATGCGATTGCCAGTTCAATCGAAGACGCCACGAATGCCCTTCGCTGGATCGAGGCCAATGATGACGATCTCTGCGTGGACATGAGCCGTTTCGCCATCTGGGGCGAATCCGCAGGATCCGTGATCGGCCTTCACGTGACCTACGGCCTGGATGAGTATTCGATCTACTCTCCGGAGCCACAGGTCATGATCGATTACTGGGGGCGATTCATCTATGATGGCCTGATGGATCCCGGCGAACCGCCGCTTCTAATCCTCCACGGCGATCAGGATGACGTCGTGGACTATTCGTTCGCCCAGGCAATTCAGACCGAAGCGGCTGCCAGCAACATTCCTTATGCCTTTTATACCGTTACCGGCGCCCGCCACAGCTTCGATGAGGTTCCGGTCCGCACTCTCACGATTGACGGGAAGACGTTGCTGCAGATCACCTACGACTTCATCACCGCACACCTGCAATCGGGGACACCGGTTTATGAAACCAGATCCGTGCCGCTGAACAACTAG
- a CDS encoding acyltransferase, whose protein sequence is MKTRLESQNFLTLDGGRGVGAILVVLGHSAMFWPGFPTLPLVPLVDIFFILSGFVLAFAYEPRFDRGMTPWQFMLARVVRLYPLYILGIAMGTLVHLYAYYGDGPDSSLGDLLFNAAPAFLMVPWMDPRSEYIYAANVPAWTLFFELVINLFYILIYPLIRRTSGLLVVVVLSIALFLAMAVHYDTTDLGSRWTEFWGGFGRVGCTFFTGVLIYRLMGKPKETSSWRSLISVPFIMLLLLYGFNAPEPWVLVRDIILVTLIGPTILWLFLIVQPPRWLQSTFAALGGMSYALYILHFPIYEVVKRVAWKYPVILETPALGSFIVLGISMAVSYAAWQWYDEPVRAAINKWLKARRKRAEANASAPADSVAASRSR, encoded by the coding sequence ATGAAGACCAGGCTCGAAAGCCAGAACTTTCTGACGCTGGATGGCGGGCGCGGTGTGGGCGCCATACTTGTGGTGCTGGGGCACAGCGCCATGTTCTGGCCCGGCTTTCCGACACTTCCCCTGGTCCCGCTGGTCGACATCTTTTTCATTCTCAGCGGCTTTGTTCTGGCCTTCGCCTATGAGCCGCGCTTCGACCGCGGCATGACCCCCTGGCAGTTCATGCTCGCCAGGGTAGTCCGGCTCTACCCGCTCTACATCCTCGGCATCGCGATGGGGACGCTGGTCCACCTCTACGCCTATTATGGCGATGGTCCGGACTCTTCTCTCGGCGACCTGCTTTTCAACGCGGCGCCGGCATTCCTCATGGTTCCGTGGATGGATCCGAGATCCGAATACATTTATGCCGCGAACGTCCCTGCCTGGACCCTGTTCTTCGAACTGGTCATCAACCTGTTCTACATCCTGATCTATCCGCTTATCCGCCGGACGAGCGGACTGCTGGTCGTCGTGGTACTCAGCATCGCCCTGTTCCTCGCAATGGCCGTCCATTACGACACGACCGATCTCGGCTCCCGCTGGACGGAATTCTGGGGAGGTTTCGGCCGCGTCGGCTGCACATTCTTTACAGGCGTGCTGATCTATCGCCTGATGGGCAAGCCTAAGGAAACGTCGTCATGGCGCAGCCTGATCTCCGTTCCGTTCATTATGCTGCTCCTGCTCTACGGCTTTAACGCGCCGGAACCGTGGGTTCTCGTCCGCGACATCATCCTGGTCACCCTGATCGGACCGACCATACTTTGGCTGTTCCTGATCGTGCAGCCACCGCGCTGGCTTCAGTCGACCTTCGCGGCCCTCGGAGGCATGTCCTACGCCCTCTACATCCTGCACTTCCCAATCTATGAAGTCGTCAAGCGGGTTGCATGGAAGTATCCGGTCATTCTGGAAACGCCGGCACTCGGCAGCTTCATTGTCCTTGGCATTTCGATGGCCGTCTCCTACGCAGCCTGGCAATGGTACGATGAGCCTGTCCGCGCCGCGATCAACAAATGGCTGAAGGCCCGCCGTAAACGGGCTGAGGCCAATGCGTCCGCACCAGCGGACAGTGTGGCGGCGTCCCGGTCCCGTTAA
- a CDS encoding SDR family oxidoreductase, with protein sequence MTDTSRQKTVLVLGGRSDIGRAIAHGFAADGYAVALAARNAASLETDKSDISLRHGVPVSLHEFDVLDTGKMEPFIDSLDGLPDVVVSVVGLMGEQEENEKDTGLAARVMRSNYEGPALILGLFANRFEERGSGTLVGVSSVAGDRGRATNYIYGSAKAGFTAFLSGLRNRLAKKGVHVVTVKPGFVRTQMTEGMKLPAPITADPEEVAAATVKAVRKHKNTVYTKPVWALIMLIITHIPEMIFKKMSI encoded by the coding sequence ATGACAGATACTTCCAGACAAAAAACCGTGCTCGTGCTTGGCGGGCGCTCCGATATCGGACGCGCAATCGCGCATGGCTTCGCGGCGGACGGTTATGCCGTGGCCCTTGCAGCCCGCAATGCGGCAAGCCTCGAGACCGACAAGTCAGACATTTCATTGCGGCACGGCGTTCCCGTCAGCCTGCATGAGTTCGATGTGCTGGATACAGGCAAGATGGAGCCATTCATCGACAGTCTGGACGGGCTGCCGGATGTCGTGGTGAGCGTTGTCGGACTGATGGGCGAGCAGGAAGAAAACGAAAAAGACACAGGCCTTGCAGCCCGCGTCATGCGCAGCAATTACGAAGGCCCGGCCCTCATCCTGGGGCTTTTCGCGAACCGTTTCGAAGAGCGCGGTTCCGGCACCCTGGTCGGTGTTAGCTCTGTCGCGGGTGATCGCGGCCGCGCCACCAACTATATCTATGGGTCCGCCAAAGCCGGCTTCACCGCTTTCCTTTCAGGCCTGCGAAACCGGCTGGCCAAAAAGGGCGTTCACGTTGTGACGGTGAAACCCGGTTTCGTGCGGACACAGATGACTGAAGGCATGAAATTGCCCGCTCCCATCACGGCCGATCCGGAGGAAGTCGCAGCCGCAACCGTCAAAGCCGTCCGGAAACACAAGAACACCGTCTATACAAAGCCCGTCTGGGCATTGATCATGCTGATCATCACGCACATTCCGGAAATGATCTTCAAGAAGATGAGCATCTGA